The segment TCCCATGCCGACGATCCCGACCTTTTTGCCCGAGACCCGCGTCACCAACGGCATGGCAACACTGCCCCACAATCCCGAGCGGACGAGAATATCGGCCTGCGGAATCTGCCTTGCCGTGGCGAGCAGCAATCCGATCGCGATATCTGCGACATCCTCGGTGAGCACGTCAGGGGTATTCGTCACGCGAATGCCGTTGGCGCGCGCATAGGACAAATCGATTGCATCGGTGCCGACGCCGTAACAGGAGACGATTTCCAGCTTCGGCAATTGCGCCATCAGCTCGGCGGAGGCCCCGAGTTCGCCGCGGGTGGCGATGGCGCGGATATCCTTGCCGACCCGCGCGATCAGGGCCTGCCGATCCGTCGCCTCCCACAGGCGATGGACGCGGTAGTTCGCCTCCAGATCGATCATATCCCATTCCGGATATGATCCGGTCATCAAGATTTCTACCTCAGGCATTCCGTTTCCATCCCGCATTTTGTCGGTTGATTATGTTATCGATAACATATAATTCGAAAGAGGGATGTCAAGTATGTTTCACCGTGAGCGGCCGCGTGAGCTGTCGCCGGCGGCGAGACAGGAGGAGCTGTTTGCATGAAGAACCTGTTTGATCTGACCGGCCGCCGTGCCCTGATCACCGGCTCGAGCCAGGGGATCGGCTACGCCCTGGCCGAAGGTCTGGCGCAATATGGCGCCGAGGTCATCATCAATGGCCGCACGCCAGAAAGCGTCGAGCGCGCGGTCGAGAGTCTCAAGGGCCAAGGCCTGTCGGCCCACGCGGCGATCTTCGATGTGACCAGCAAGGAGGCTGCCAAACAGGGTGTCGCCACGATCGAAGCTGATATCGGGCCGATCGACATCCTGATCAACAATGCCGGCATGCAGTTTCGCACGCCGCTGGAAGATTTCCCGGCTGACAAATGGGAATTGCTGCTGACCACCAATATTTCGAGCGTGTTTTACGTCGGCCAGGCGGTGGCGCTGGGCATGATCGCCCGCGGCCAGGGCAAGATCATCAACATCGCCTCGGTTCAAAGCGAACTGGCGCGCCCCGGCATCGCTCCCTATACCGCGACCAAAGGTGCCGTGCGCAATCTGACCCGAGGCATGTGCGCCGATTGGGCCAAGCACGGCCTGCAGATCAACGCGATTGCGCCGGGCTATTTCAAGACGCCGCTCAACCAGGCGCTCGTCGATAATCCCGAATTTTCCTCCTGGCTTGAGAAACGCACGCCGGCCGGCCGCTGGGGTAATGTCGACGAACTGGTCGGTGCGGCCGTCTTCCTGTCAGGCCCCGGTTCGTCCTTCATCAACGGGCATACGCTTTATGTCGACGGCGGCATTACGACCTGCCTTTAGGGGAGGTGAGCCGATGAATCTTGAAGGAAAAGTGCTGCCGCTGGCCATTGTCGTCATGGGCGTCAGCGGCTGCGGAAAATCCTCTGTCGGAGGGCGCATCGCCGCGCAATACCGGCTGCCTTTTCTGGAGGGCGATCAGCTTCACCCTGCTCGCAATGTCGAGAAGATGGCGCAGGGCATACCGCTGAGCGACGAGGACCGCCTGCCTTGGCTCGACCGGATCGGCGAGGAAATAAGGGCCGCGCAAGATGCGTCGCAGGGCTTGGTGATTTCGTGCTCGGCGCTGAAGAGAAACTATCGGGACCGGTTGCGGCAGGCGGCGGGCGGTCGGCTGGCCTTCGTTTTCCTCGAGGGCACGCGCGAGCTGCTGCTGTCGCGGATGCAGGCGCGCCAAGGCCATTTCATGCCGGCCTCCCTGCTCGACAGCCAGCTGCAGACGCTGGAGCCGCCGACTGGTGAGCCCGGTGTCGTGACGGTGGCGATCGATATGGCTTTGAATGATATGGTGGCGCTGGCTTGTGAGAGGCTCAGCGGCGCGGCCAGCAAGGGAGGATTTCATGCAGGATGACTACAGAGCAGATGTCGCCGTCATTGGTGCCGGCATCATGGGAACGGCGATCGTTACGCGATTGATCGAGACCGGACACCAGGTATCCGTCTTCGATCTGGATGCCGAGAAAGTCGCGGCGCTGGAAGCCAAGGGGGCTCGCGCTACGAGCTCCGTGGAGGATGCGGTCGCCGTGTCGCAGTTCTGCATACTCAGCCTCAATCACGCAAACATCGTGCGCGCCGTCGTTTTCGGCGAAAAAGGTGTCGCGGCGGCGGCGAATGCCGGCAAGCTGCTGATCGACATGTCCTCGATCGACCCCGCCGAGACGGCCGATATGGCGGCGCGGTTGCGGACGGAAACGGGGATGGCATGGGTGGATTGCCCGCTCTCCGGCGGCGTGCCCGGCGCGCTGAACGGCAAGCTCACCATCATGGCCGGCGGCAGCCCGGACGATTTCGAACGGGCGCGCGTGGTGATGCGGCATCTTGCCGCCAATTACACGCTGATGGGCGCATCCGGCGCCGGACAGACGACCAAGCTGATCAATCAGCTCTTTTGCGCCGTGCTGTTTCAGGCTGTCGCGGAAGCCGTCAAGCTCGCGGAAGCCGGCGGCGTCGATCCGGCCGCCATTCCGGCAGCCCTTGCCGGCGGCCGTGCCGACAGTCGGATCATGCAGGAATTCATGGCGAAATTCGCTGCCCGCGATTTCTCGCCGACAGGCAGGATAGACAACATGCTGAAGGACCTGGATTCGCTTCAGGCCTTCGCGTTGAAAACGAAGACGCCGCTGCCGATGACGGGCGCTGTCGTCGAAATCCACCGCCTGCTCTGCGCCGCCGGCCTCGGCCCGAAGGACTCTGCCGAAATGATGCGTCTTCTCGACGGATTTCAGGCCGACTGACGTCAATCACCAGCGGGAAATGCGAGATCGTCATCTTTCCGCTTGACCATCGATAAATGTTATCGATAACATATGTTCACGATAACAACTGCAGCTTTGGGAGGAGCCACAGTGGAAGCGAAAAGACTGCTGGAGTTCCAGTCGATCACCAAAACCTTCGGCGGCACGCAGGCGCTGCGTGACGTCTCGATTGACCTGCGCGAGGGAGAGATCCTTGCGCTGCTGGGGGAAAACGGCGCCGGCAAATCGACGCTGATCAAGACGCTCGCGGGCATCTACAAGCCCGATGCTGGCGACATCCTCTTCCGCGGCCAAAGCTATCACCATCGTCCTCCGAAGCCGAACGAGCGGCAGCCGGTTGCCTTCATCCACCAGGATCTCGGCTTGATCGAATGGATGACCGTCGGTGAGAATATGGGCCTGTCGCAGGGCTTCTCGATGCGCCGCGGCCTGATCGATTGGAACAGGACGCAGGCGCGCGCCAAGGAAGCCCTGAAGCTGGTCGGCTGTGACTTCGATCCCACCACCCGGGTTTCGGCGCTGTCGCGCACGGAAAAATCGCTCGTTGCCATTGCCCGCGCGCTTGCCGTCGAGGCCGACGTTCTCGTGCTCGACGAGCCGACGGCGAGCCTGCCCGCCGATGAAGTCGACCGGCTGTTCAATGCGATCCGCCCTCTGAAGGATCGCGGCGTCGGCATGATCTACGTCTCCCACAGGCTCGACGAGATTTTCCGCATCGCCGACCGGGTCGCGGTTCTGCGCGATGGCTGCATGGTCGGACAGAAGCCCGTCAGCGAGACCACGCCCGATGAACTGGTGACGATGATCATCGGCCGCAGCGGCGACAGTCTCTTTTCCAAGACCGAGATCAAACGGGGCAAGGCGATCGTCAAGGTCCGCGATCTCGTTTGCGCAGGCACGAGTCCGATATCCTTCGATATTCGCGAAGGTGAATTGCTCGGCCTTGCAGGCTTGCGCGGCGCCGGCCAGGAACGTATCGGCCGCGCACTCTTCGGTTGCGAGCCATTCGGCGGCTCGGTTCTGCTGCATGACCAAGCTCCGGATCTTTCGAGCCCGCTGCGGGCCATGACGTCGGGCATCGGATTGATCGCCCGTGACCGGACTGAGGAATCGGTCGCGCTCTCGCTTTCCATTCGGGAAAACACCTACATCAATCCCGGCGCAGTCGGTCGCGGGCTTTTCTCCTTCCTGTCGCCGCGCGGCGAAGCGGACCTCGCTCATAAGATCGGCCACTCCGTCGGTCTGCGGCCGAACGACCCCGATCTGCCGGTGGAGGCGCTCTCCGGCGGCAATCAGCAAAAGGTCGTCGTCGGCCGCTGGCTGGCGACCGGCCGCAAGCTGCTGATCGCCGAAGATCCGACCGCTGGCGTCGACATCGGCGCGCGTGCCGAGATCTACCGCCTGATTACCAAGGCGCTCGAAGCCGGCCTCGCGGTCGTCGTGGTTTCGACGGACTTTGAGGAGATCGCCCACATCTGCCACCGCGCGCTGGTCTTCTCGCGCGGGAAAATCGTCAGCGAATTGACTGGAAGCGCCCTGACGACGGAGGCGGTCATCACGGCGGCCTCCGCGTCGGAAGCCGCTTGAGCCATCGGGAGAACAGCTATGCAATCCATTGAATCCACGGCTCTGGAGCCCACAAAGAGCGAAATGGCCGGCCTCTCCGCCGGACAGAAGATCGGCCGCCTGATCCCGGTCTATGGGCTCGTGATCCTGACTGTCGGGCTGATCGTCCTCTTCTCGATCCTGCTGCCCGATACGTTCCCAACCGTTTTGAACGTCCGCTCGATCGTCTCCGACAAGGCGATCATCGCGCTTCTGTCGCTCGCCGCAATGATCCCGATGGCATCGGGCCGCATCGATCTGACCGTGGGCTACGGCATCGTGCTCTGGCACATCCTCGCGATCAGCCTGCAGACGGTCTACGGCCTGCCTTGGCCTGTCGCGGTCCTCATCGTTCTTGCGCTCGGCATTCTCACCGGCTTCATCAACGGGCTGCTGGTCGAGGTTGCGAAGATCGACAGCTTCATCGCCACGCTCGGGACAGGAACTGTCCTCTATGCACTTGCCCTTTGGCACACCGGCGGCCGGCAGGTGGTCGGCGTCCTGCCAGAAGGTTTCTACGCGCTGAACGGCACCATGCTGTTCGGCCTCCCCATCACCGGTTTTTACGTGCTTTTGATCGCAATCTGCATGTGGATCGTACTCGAATACCTGCCGATCGGCCGTTATCTCTACGCCATCGGCGCCAATCCCAAGGCTGCGGCGCTCAACGGCATTCCGGTGCGGAAATTCGTGATCGGCGCGTTCGTGACGTCGGGGCTGCTGGCGGCTCTGACGGGGGTCCTGCTCGCCTCGAAGCTGCGCATCGGCCAGGCGAGCGTCGGCCTCGAATATCTCCTGCCGGCGCTCGTCGGCGCCTTCCTTGGGTCGACGACGATCAAGCCGGGACGGGTGAATGTCTGGGGGACGCTCATCGGCGTCATCATCCTGGCGGTCGGGATATCGGGAATTCAGCAATTCGGCGGGTCGTTCTTCGTCGAACCGCTGTTCAACGGCGTAACCCTTCTGATCGCCATCGGCATAGCAGGTTACGCCCAGCGCAAGCGCGGGGCCGTGAGGAGGATCACGCCCGCATCCAAGTGAGGATGCCGGTTCACCGGTATTCGACAACAAACAAAACAAGAGGAGTGAACATGAAGCGCAGGACTTTATTGCAGGCAACGGTCGCAACCGTCGCCGTTATGCTCAGTGTGCCGGCACTGGCCGATCCCGTGGGCGACGCCAAGGCTGTGGTGGAGAAATATGCTTCCAAGGTGAGCGCCTGGGATGGCCCGACGAGCGGCCCCAAGGGTGCCGCCGGCAAGAACATCGTCATCCTCGCCGCCGATATGAAGAATGGCGGCATTCTCGGCGTGGCCAATGGCGTTCAGGAAGCGGCGGGCGCGCTCGGCTGGACGGTGAAGG is part of the Rhizobium sp. Pop5 genome and harbors:
- a CDS encoding NAD(P)-dependent oxidoreductase; the protein is MQDDYRADVAVIGAGIMGTAIVTRLIETGHQVSVFDLDAEKVAALEAKGARATSSVEDAVAVSQFCILSLNHANIVRAVVFGEKGVAAAANAGKLLIDMSSIDPAETADMAARLRTETGMAWVDCPLSGGVPGALNGKLTIMAGGSPDDFERARVVMRHLAANYTLMGASGAGQTTKLINQLFCAVLFQAVAEAVKLAEAGGVDPAAIPAALAGGRADSRIMQEFMAKFAARDFSPTGRIDNMLKDLDSLQAFALKTKTPLPMTGAVVEIHRLLCAAGLGPKDSAEMMRLLDGFQAD
- a CDS encoding ABC transporter permease, with product MQSIESTALEPTKSEMAGLSAGQKIGRLIPVYGLVILTVGLIVLFSILLPDTFPTVLNVRSIVSDKAIIALLSLAAMIPMASGRIDLTVGYGIVLWHILAISLQTVYGLPWPVAVLIVLALGILTGFINGLLVEVAKIDSFIATLGTGTVLYALALWHTGGRQVVGVLPEGFYALNGTMLFGLPITGFYVLLIAICMWIVLEYLPIGRYLYAIGANPKAAALNGIPVRKFVIGAFVTSGLLAALTGVLLASKLRIGQASVGLEYLLPALVGAFLGSTTIKPGRVNVWGTLIGVIILAVGISGIQQFGGSFFVEPLFNGVTLLIAIGIAGYAQRKRGAVRRITPASK
- a CDS encoding sugar ABC transporter ATP-binding protein, producing MEAKRLLEFQSITKTFGGTQALRDVSIDLREGEILALLGENGAGKSTLIKTLAGIYKPDAGDILFRGQSYHHRPPKPNERQPVAFIHQDLGLIEWMTVGENMGLSQGFSMRRGLIDWNRTQARAKEALKLVGCDFDPTTRVSALSRTEKSLVAIARALAVEADVLVLDEPTASLPADEVDRLFNAIRPLKDRGVGMIYVSHRLDEIFRIADRVAVLRDGCMVGQKPVSETTPDELVTMIIGRSGDSLFSKTEIKRGKAIVKVRDLVCAGTSPISFDIREGELLGLAGLRGAGQERIGRALFGCEPFGGSVLLHDQAPDLSSPLRAMTSGIGLIARDRTEESVALSLSIRENTYINPGAVGRGLFSFLSPRGEADLAHKIGHSVGLRPNDPDLPVEALSGGNQQKVVVGRWLATGRKLLIAEDPTAGVDIGARAEIYRLITKALEAGLAVVVVSTDFEEIAHICHRALVFSRGKIVSELTGSALTTEAVITAASASEAA
- a CDS encoding SDR family oxidoreductase, translating into MKNLFDLTGRRALITGSSQGIGYALAEGLAQYGAEVIINGRTPESVERAVESLKGQGLSAHAAIFDVTSKEAAKQGVATIEADIGPIDILINNAGMQFRTPLEDFPADKWELLLTTNISSVFYVGQAVALGMIARGQGKIINIASVQSELARPGIAPYTATKGAVRNLTRGMCADWAKHGLQINAIAPGYFKTPLNQALVDNPEFSSWLEKRTPAGRWGNVDELVGAAVFLSGPGSSFINGHTLYVDGGITTCL
- a CDS encoding gluconokinase, whose amino-acid sequence is MNLEGKVLPLAIVVMGVSGCGKSSVGGRIAAQYRLPFLEGDQLHPARNVEKMAQGIPLSDEDRLPWLDRIGEEIRAAQDASQGLVISCSALKRNYRDRLRQAAGGRLAFVFLEGTRELLLSRMQARQGHFMPASLLDSQLQTLEPPTGEPGVVTVAIDMALNDMVALACERLSGAASKGGFHAG